Part of the Spirochaetota bacterium genome, GGGGGGCGGGTAATAATCAATATCCTTCCCTCAGGGTAAAGCTGTTTATATATTCCCTTCCAAATATTTATTCTATTATTAAAATGATGAACCGCTTCCTTTATAAATATCTTGTTATACTTAATGTCATTGTTTATGGCAAAGGAGAGGGCGTCTGTAGATAGGGTTGAGACGCCATTTAGGCCCTTTGCGCACTCAAGCATCTCCAAGCATGGATCAATGCATAGGATATCCCTTTGCACGCTACAAGTATCATATATAGCTTTGGCAGAGGACCCAGTTCCACCTCCTAAGTCAACAACAATGTCGCCCTTCTTTATCTTGAGATCATTTACTATCCAATGGACCACATCAATACAATAACCTTCAGTAAAGGATAGAGCATCGTTGTATTTATCAGCAAGATCCTTGTAATGTTGATTATATAATTTGTTATTCAGCTCTGTCATCTGTCCTCTAAATTCTGTGATTAGATTTACATTTTAGCTTATGATGAGATAATCCGAATATGAGATAAAGAGATGGATGCCGTTGGCTATATTTATGATCCACTCACAAGGGAAAGGTTTATATGTTAGTCTAGCGACTATATGCACCTGGAACTTATAAAAGTAAATCAACTTTAGGTATTAAAATGGTTTTTTTCTCAATTTAAAAA contains:
- a CDS encoding class I SAM-dependent methyltransferase: MTELNNKLYNQHYKDLADKYNDALSFTEGYCIDVVHWIVNDLKIKKGDIVVDLGGGTGSSAKAIYDTCSVQRDILCIDPCLEMLECAKGLNGVSTLSTDALSFAINNDIKYNKIFIKEAVHHFNNRINIWKGIYKQLYPEGRILIITRPPKVEFPFFQAALQAFEQGQPHYNTITKELEEVGFKAFLWAREYPVRVDKEY